Genomic segment of Hydractinia symbiolongicarpus strain clone_291-10 chromosome 5, HSymV2.1, whole genome shotgun sequence:
GAATCTTTCTGATTTACGTCCATCTGGTTGGCTTGCATTAATTCTAAAATCTTTTTGATATCACCTTTTTTAGCAGATGTATTTAACAGGCTGGGCGCGTTGTGCGGGACAGTTTGTTTGCTCTTTTGCTTGCGATTACATGGAAAACAGTTCGTGTCAGCTTcggttaaagaatttttttccttCCGAAAGTCCTGAAATTTGTCCAGACTTGGTCTctttctggtctgcaaattgtTTGAAAGGTCTTTGTTTAGAGTTGACTGATAtgattttaatttaactttttgatatattttgattttatttttttctggtccttgttttaatttctgaacAATATGTAAACATTGCCGAACCTGTAAAATGATATCAACAACTTCTTTACCGCTGACCGgtgaattgttttttcttgctCTCAGAACATTCGAATCGCGTATTTCCAAAACATTTACGCCGCCATTTCTTAACACACTGCGTAATGGTTTCACTTTGGGTGAAATAGGTTGCCACGTTTTGTCGTTCGCGCCACATGGAGATAAGGAACTTAATTCCGTTCGTAAAAGTAGTTTTTTCAATTCTATCAAAAAAAGTTCTTTACCAAAATCAACATGAGTTTTTTTAATACTTGCTAAGTAACTTTCTTTGGCTTCATCGTATTGTTGTTTTAACGGCTTGCTATTACCATTAACAATGACGTCAACAGCATTGAATTTCTCACTAGCGGTTTTGTCATTCTCACTTATAGACGACAAACTAAAATCCATATGTCGAGGCGACACCGGTGTATAGCTTTGTGACGAGTAACCAGAATCTCGTCTTGATGACATTTCCAATGGcgagtttaaaatcagttgagACTTGACTGAAAAATTTGGACGAAGCGTTTTCGGGTTTCCGTAATCATGCCTCTGTCTTGCTCCAGAACAAGGGCATGGGCATGATATTGTATGATCTGTTTGTGTCGATTGAGTACgaaattgtttgtttgatttcGTGAAGTCGTTGCAGAAATCATCGAAGCTTTCAAAGTCTTTTGTACGAACATTAACTTGCACGTTCGTTCCTGCTAAGGGAGATGCACTGCCTGAATAATCGTGGTCGCAATCGTCAACCAAGATTCGGTGCGATTTAGCACTTTTGCAAGTATTTGGAATATCTACCGATGTGTCGCTGGACTCACCTGATGCAACACCTGATGAAAGAGATGTTTCTTTAGGTATATGAACGCGTGTGAACACATCTGGTCCGATTGTATCATATGAATGATACGGCGTAGAGTATTTGTTTGGAAAGCAACTTTGCAAGTTGTTGTCATATGACGGTATACCTGAAGTTGTTGCAACAGGTGTTCCTGGTGGGCTTGCGAGAACAAAAAAACATGTCTCCTCTCCCAGATTTCCAATGTGGTCGCTTTTCTTATCTGTAGATTTAACAACAGGTTTTACGCAAATCTTTTCATAATGATTTGGCTTTTTACGACAAATTTTGAGAGTGTCACTCTCGTAAATATTTGCTGTTTCAGCAGTTTTTGTGGTGTTGATTACAAATTGTCCGCCACCGTGACTTCCTTCTAGGTTCATAATgcactgaaataaaaataaaagctaaaTGAGACAAAAATGCCTATGTTACCTGGTTTGTCGTGCagaagtatatttcgtgttGCAAAAAGCAAAAcactttttcatatatataatttttaaaaaacagagatGCAGAAATTAGAAACAACAAATTATCCcaatataaaaatgaataaaaacattttccccGACACGATTAATCTCGGTTACATGTTCCTTGTGAgcagatttaaaaatatttttgtatcgtcttatcaaaacaaatttaacatgttttttcttcactttatttttttgctttataaATATAACATTTGTTATCGCAAATAATAAAATGATACTGTAATATAACACAAGATCGCGTGCTCATCCAACAAGCTTGTTTTTCCTTTTATAAATTCGCACCTTCAGAAATCAACTTTGTTTACTGATTTTATAAAAACgcatacaatttttttgaacaaaatttaaatcgATAAGGTGATGTCGATACAAAATCACTATCACCTTCTTAATGCTCTCATTTATCAAAAACATTAACCTTCTGTTCGCCAATCATAAAAAACTTGCAGAGAACAACGAAGTAACTTGATGCTCTTCGACATCTTCTTACAAAAACCGTTtagcaaataaaaatttcaatataacGTTCAAATACAAACACGAAGATAATGCATTTTTTTCAGACTTTAGCTGATATTTGAAATTATAGTCTTGTTTTAAAAGGTATGGGAAGATATCGTTTGATTGTTAAAATTttggaacaaaacaaaaaaataactgtctgaaaaaaatgaaaattcgaCTTGCACACTTGATTAAAAATCGTGAGCAAGCGTGACTTCCATCTACAAAAATATCTGCTATCTGTCCATTTATCTTCTTACCCAAACCAAGTTTTGCAAGTCGTAATGTTGACAATATATATTTCGTGTATCACTTTACATTGAAACACaaagataaacaaaaactttttccaGGCTGACGCACATTAGAAACATCTTTGTCGTGTTGATTTTACACCAACATTAAATTTGTGGAGAATTCTATTTCTTGCAACGTAACTTTGtggttattaatttttttctcgttACGCAACTgactacattttattttgtcaaaGAGATAATTAAAAGTGAGAATGTTATATTCCATTAGCacataaaacacacaaaaatcgaatcttaaaacattttatataatAACATTTAGTTTCCGTGCAATATTCATGTACAGTTTTAGCGCCAACTCTCTTCATAGATTTTCCACAATCTCTTTCCCAGGtctacttaaaatatttttaacaagaggtttcatcaaaaaaaactttataaggtctggagacgaggttgcttTATTAAGACTGTTGACAAAAGAAGGctgatataaagagaaacatttCTAGTCCTCGAATTTAGTAGCGTGGGAAACAAATTTTGTCTGTATAAAAATAATCCTGGATCACCATCATACAGGcttgaaatatatttaaatcgaTCAGATTATGAACTTATAAGAAACATTTTATCTGGGGCTTAAACGTTtctttaagttttatattttgcacACAGGCTCAATTATTGTTGTTCTTGTTAAATATCTACCTAGGAAACCCAAATTCAAAATCAGGCTAGTGCGCCTATCGAAAATCAAACTTCCGCTTTAATCACGTTTGCTGTTGTATAAAACTTTCACGACTTTAGTACAAGAAAAAGTCTTGTTATAATCCCCGGTTGTTTGTCCTTTTTTCTCTCGCTTAGACTGGCAAGTTGTTGCTTACATGttgtcacattttttaaaaaaacttaagccTTATGTTGCTTATAAAACAAATAGCGCGTACACTTGATTCTACGTCAGAACATGCCTTATTCCAGGAGATTAAACGGGACACAAAATTAACGCCAGTTATACAATTCGTAATAATTAGCGTAAATATCCAGGACGGTAAAAAAACTTCTATACTagttaatataaaataataaaaaaatttaaatttacatgCATGTTTTGTTCTTCTGTTAAACGAACGAAGAAAAAATTAGTATCATTCTGATACATGTTTTAAAGAAGACTAGTGTTGTAGTTGTATTGAAGAAAACAAGAGAAACTGGTTGTCAATACACTCGTTCTTAAAATAAAGATACACGTGTCTatcaaatttattgttttttaatttcctgACTTAACGTTATTTTAATACTTTTGTGTTATAGACAAGTGCCTCGTTATTTTCCTGGAATAAAGATAATTTGTAGTTTgtgaattttataaaattaccGAATAAATCTTGGCCTTTTTGTTCTTCTTCCCTCTTATGAAATTCGCAGATaagaatttaattaaatatattatataatatcaAGTATCCTTTCATTATTAAGTAAATGAGGCTATGAATGAAACATAATGAGATATGGaacaaaaatcacaattttcataataatgataataaaactATTTTCACCCGATGAAACAATCCGGAGAGccttttagaatatttaaaaaaattgaagaatatttaaaatttgttttaaaatttgcgaaagtttttgtCTCGATTTTACTTTTTCACTCTAAATCAACCTTACAttgaaaaatcatataaaatgatacatttttaatttttttagctttaaagTTTTTCTCGCAAGTGTGACGAATTTTTAGACTTTCAAATTCTCTGAACAgccattaaaacaaaaaaccacAATTAAAAACTGATTTCAAAGTTGATTGTACGTCCTTTCAGTTCGAGATTAAAATGGATAACCAGATTCATCTTCTGAAATCCCAACTTTATTTGCACtggaattttcataaaaaaaaataaccctCAATATTgttgcaaaacaaacaaacaaacaaacaaatatatttatactaaatcttacttttgtttttattaacttatttttcttccaaaacattttcaaattcTTTCTGTCAACACAAAGTCTTTTCCTTGTCAAATGAAATACTTTGAATTTGAAACCACTGGCTATATATTACGATTTAATGAGACAGGAAACGGGGGACATGTCATATTTGTTTTACAACCGATTCAGTTAATTATAAAGAAATTGTAAGTATTTGTGTCTCTTAATTACATCACCTACCGTACTGGAAGTATCTAAAATATCTAACAACATGTAGTTAATATGGACAGGTATATCCGAATTCCTGTTACCAAAGTAAAAATAGCCTAAGTACGAAGTTGGAATCAAAAAAGGATATTATAACATAGGAAATGTATTTCGCAGGCTTATACAACCTCGCAATGTTCttctatttaatttttttattttctacctCATTGAGAAATAATTGACAGCTCGGAAGTCGTGGTAACTGTTCTTATTAACCTGGTCCCCAGGACTTTTGCctcgtttttttttcattacctGCTTCTTATTTTCGATGTATTCCCTCTCTTAATACTTTTACACTTAATAcgtgaaacaaaacaaaagtataGCATAATTTCgtgtttaaaaatctttttttttcttaatctgTAGTCTTACTTCAAAAAACTATTTagctgacaaaaaaaaatttcaatgtttATTCAAATGTCGTTATACCTAATTTCATTTCGATACATGCTATTATGATTAAAAAGCTGGGTTGTTCACGACACATAAATGCCGCTTTTTTAATGACGCcattatgaaaacattttgagaatatgacataaacaaaaacaa
This window contains:
- the LOC130646215 gene encoding uncharacterized protein LOC130646215 isoform X2 — encoded protein: MFLINESIKKCIMNLEGSHGGGQFVINTTKTAETANIYESDTLKICRKKPNHYEKICVKPVVKSTDKKSDHIGNLGEETCFFVLASPPGTPVATTSGIPSYDNNLQSCFPNKYSTPYHSYDTIGPDVFTRVHIPKETSLSSGVASGESSDTSVDIPNTCKSAKSHRILVDDCDHDYSGSASPLAGTNVQVNVRTKDFESFDDFCNDFTKSNKQFRTQSTQTDHTISCPCPCSGARQRHDYGNPKTLRPNFSVKSQLILNSPLEMSSRRDSGYSSQSYTPVSPRHMDFSLSSISENDKTASEKFNAVDVIVNGNSKPLKQQYDEAKESYLASIKKTHVDFGKELFLIELKKLLLRTELSSLSPCGANDKTWQPISPKVKPLRSVLRNGGVNVLEIRDSNVLRARKNNSPVSGKEVVDIILQVRQCLHIVQKLKQGPEKNKIKIYQKVKLKSYQSTLNKDLSNNLQTRKRPSLDKFQDFRKEKNSLTEADTNCFPCNRKQKSKQTVPHNAPSLLNTSAKKGDIKKILELMQANQMDVNQKDSNGWPAIHHAFKNKHYRTAFLLLEAGANMKEYTNQRIKEYKTTVEILNKNKVLLKS
- the LOC130646215 gene encoding uncharacterized protein LOC130646215 isoform X1, which codes for MFWKKNKLIKTKCIMNLEGSHGGGQFVINTTKTAETANIYESDTLKICRKKPNHYEKICVKPVVKSTDKKSDHIGNLGEETCFFVLASPPGTPVATTSGIPSYDNNLQSCFPNKYSTPYHSYDTIGPDVFTRVHIPKETSLSSGVASGESSDTSVDIPNTCKSAKSHRILVDDCDHDYSGSASPLAGTNVQVNVRTKDFESFDDFCNDFTKSNKQFRTQSTQTDHTISCPCPCSGARQRHDYGNPKTLRPNFSVKSQLILNSPLEMSSRRDSGYSSQSYTPVSPRHMDFSLSSISENDKTASEKFNAVDVIVNGNSKPLKQQYDEAKESYLASIKKTHVDFGKELFLIELKKLLLRTELSSLSPCGANDKTWQPISPKVKPLRSVLRNGGVNVLEIRDSNVLRARKNNSPVSGKEVVDIILQVRQCLHIVQKLKQGPEKNKIKIYQKVKLKSYQSTLNKDLSNNLQTRKRPSLDKFQDFRKEKNSLTEADTNCFPCNRKQKSKQTVPHNAPSLLNTSAKKGDIKKILELMQANQMDVNQKDSNGWPAIHHAFKNKHYRTAFLLLEAGANMKEYTNQRIKEYKTTVEILNKNKVLLKS
- the LOC130646215 gene encoding uncharacterized protein LOC130646215 isoform X3 encodes the protein MNLEGSHGGGQFVINTTKTAETANIYESDTLKICRKKPNHYEKICVKPVVKSTDKKSDHIGNLGEETCFFVLASPPGTPVATTSGIPSYDNNLQSCFPNKYSTPYHSYDTIGPDVFTRVHIPKETSLSSGVASGESSDTSVDIPNTCKSAKSHRILVDDCDHDYSGSASPLAGTNVQVNVRTKDFESFDDFCNDFTKSNKQFRTQSTQTDHTISCPCPCSGARQRHDYGNPKTLRPNFSVKSQLILNSPLEMSSRRDSGYSSQSYTPVSPRHMDFSLSSISENDKTASEKFNAVDVIVNGNSKPLKQQYDEAKESYLASIKKTHVDFGKELFLIELKKLLLRTELSSLSPCGANDKTWQPISPKVKPLRSVLRNGGVNVLEIRDSNVLRARKNNSPVSGKEVVDIILQVRQCLHIVQKLKQGPEKNKIKIYQKVKLKSYQSTLNKDLSNNLQTRKRPSLDKFQDFRKEKNSLTEADTNCFPCNRKQKSKQTVPHNAPSLLNTSAKKGDIKKILELMQANQMDVNQKDSNGWPAIHHAFKNKHYRTAFLLLEAGANMKEYTNQRIKEYKTTVEILNKNKVLLKS